From one Culex quinquefasciatus strain JHB chromosome 3, VPISU_Cqui_1.0_pri_paternal, whole genome shotgun sequence genomic stretch:
- the LOC6046856 gene encoding WD repeat-containing protein 48 homolog isoform X1, with amino-acid sequence MLTHKNNQGGRKKMQVSFVIRDAEEKRHRNGVNALQLDPVNGRLYSAGRDAIIRVWNSTQTSSQEPYIQSMEHHNDWVNDIVLCCGGRNLISASCDTTVKVWNAHKGFCMSTLRTHRDYVQALAYAKDREQVASAGLDKAIFLWDVNTLTALTASNNTVTTSSITGSKDSIYSLAMNPSGTIIVSGSTENTLRIWDPRTCNKIAKLKGHTENVKALVVSEDGTQVVSGSSDGKIKLWSIGQQRCIQTISVHSEGVWALLMTDNFSHVISGSRDKKIVMTELRNPTNSVLICEERAPVLSLCYNIDQTGIWATTWNSDVRCWKLNKTDKLSNYSYSSNSSINSGGGGDGTPVTNSASNATPASTGKGYEVACIKGGAAIKKYHVLNDKRFMLTKDSEQNVAIYDVLKVKKVEDLGKVDYEEEIKKRSQRVHVPNWFTVDLKTGMPTIVLGQDEVDCFAAWVSAEAGLPEHAESGSDPKVNYGSLLLQALLEYWKPPPPHHHLQGGVPDMENGCDGDIRGNEYFIVPKHTPIIFSEVGGRNVCRLLVKDAAGETESALLSETVPSWVTNVVIERTIPKFIKLPFYLLAHPSMLKQDRSKKLDLINQERLIANEFIQCRKVCEHVLEKVLGADLPGGGGGSSTGGGGNSNSSQNNSQSDANSEGSQVPAEERIELLCNDVICDPNMDLRTVRHFIWKQSSDLTFHYRTKSN; translated from the exons GTGTCCTTCGTGATCCGGGACGCCGAGGAGAAGCGCCACCGCAACGGCGTCAACGCGCTCCAGCTCGATCCGGTCAACGGGCGGCTCTACTCGGCCGGTCGCGACGCCATCATCCGGGTGTGGAACTCGACGCAGACCAGCTCCCAGGAGCCGTACATCCAGAGCATGGAACACCACAACGACTGGGTCAACGACATCGTGCTGTGCTGCGGCGGCCGAAACT TGATCAGTGCCAGTTGCGACACCACGGTCAAGGTGTGGAACGCCCACAAGGGTTTCTGCATGTCGACGCTGCGAACCCACCGGGACTACGTGCAGGCGTTGGCCTACGCCAAGGACCGGGAGCAGGTCGCTAGCGCCGGGCTGGACAAGGCCATCTTCCTGTGGGACGTGAACACGTTGACGGCGTTGACCGCGTCGAACAACACCGTGACGACGTCGAGCATTACCGGCTCGAAGGACTCGATCTACAGCCTGGCGATGAACCCGTCCGGGACGATCATCGTGAGTGGTTCCACCGAGAACACGTTGCGCATTTGGGACCCGCGGACGTGCAACaaaattgccaaactcaagGGTCACACGGAGAACGTCAAGGCTCTGGTCGTGTCCGAGGACGGTACGCAGGTCGTGTCGGGTAGCTCGGACGGCAAGATCAAACTGTGGAGCATCGGCCAGCAGCGCTGCATTCAGACGATTTCGGTCCACTCGGAGGGCGTGTGGGCGCTGCTGATGACGGACAACTTTTCGCACGTAATCTCCGGCAGCCGGGACAAGAAGATCGTCATGACGGAACTGCGCAACCCAACGAACAGTGTGCTGATCTGCGAGGAGCGGGCACCGGTGTTGAGCCTCTGCTACAACATTGACCAAACGGGGATCTGGGCCACCACGTGGAACAGTGACGTGCGCTGCTGGAAGTTGAACAAAACGGACAAACTGAGCAACTACAGctacagcagcaacagcagtatTAACAGCGGAGGAGGCGGCGATGGGACGCCGGTGACCAACTCGGCGTCCAACGCAACGCCGGCAAGTACCGGAAAGGGTTACGAGGTGGCGTGCATTAAGGGAGGGGCGGCGATCAAAAAGTACCACGTGTTGAACGATAAGCGGTTCATGCTGACGAAGGACAGCGAGCAGAACGTGGCGATCTACGACGTGCTGAAGGTGAAGAAGGTCGAGGATTTGGGCAAGGTGGACTACGAGGAGGAGATTAAGAAGCGCAGCCAGCGGGTGCACGTGCCGAACTGGTTCACGGTGGACCTGAAGACGGGG ATGCCCACGATCGTGCTCGGCCAGGACGAGGTGGACTGCTTCGCGGCGTGGGTCTCCGCCGAAGCCGGCCTGCCCGAGCATGCCGAGTCCGGGTCCGATCCCAAGGTCAACTACGGCAGTCTGCTGCTGCAAGCCCTGCTCGAGTACTGGAAGCCTCCGCCGCCGCACCACCACCTGCAGGGCGGCGTCCCGGACATGGAGAACGGCTGCGACGGGGACATCCGCGGGAACGAGTACTTTATCGTGCCCAAACACACGCCCATCATCTTCAGCGAGGTCGGCGGCCGGAACGTGTGCCGGCTGCTGGTGAAGGATGCCGCCGGTGAAACCGAGAGTGCCCTGCTCAGCGAAACCGTGCCGTCCTGGGTCACGAACGTCGTCATTGAGCGGACCATCCCCAAGTTCATCAAGCTGCCGTTCTACCTGCTGGCGCATCCGTCCATGCTGAAGCAGGACCGCAGTAAAAAG CTTGATTTAATCAACCAGGAACGGCTGATCGCGAACGAGTTCATCCAGTGCCGGAAGGTGTGCGAGCACGTGCTGGAGAAGGTCCTCGGGGCGGACCTGCCCGGAGGTGGGGGCGGCAGTAGCACCGGTGGCGGGGGCAACTCCAACTCGTCCCAGAACAACAGCCAAAGCGACGCCAACTCCGAGGGCAGCCAGGTGCCGGCCGAGGAGCGGATCGAGCTGCTGTGCAACGATGTG ATCTGCGACCCCAACATGGACCTCCGAACGGTGCGGCACTTTATCTGGAAGCAGTCGTCCGATCTGACGTTCCACTATCGAACAAAGTCAAATTAG
- the LOC6046856 gene encoding WD repeat-containing protein 48 homolog isoform X2, whose protein sequence is MLTHKNNQGGRKKMQVSFVIRDAEEKRHRNGVNALQLDPVNGRLYSAGRDAIIRVWNSTQTSSQEPYIQSMEHHNDWVNDIVLCCGGRNLISASCDTTVKVWNAHKGFCMSTLRTHRDYVQALAYAKDREQVASAGLDKAIFLWDVNTLTALTASNNTVTTSSITGSKDSIYSLAMNPSGTIIVSGSTENTLRIWDPRTCNKIAKLKGHTENVKALVVSEDGTQVVSGSSDGKIKLWSIGQQRCIQTISVHSEGVWALLMTDNFSHVISGSRDKKIVMTELRNPTNSVLICEERAPVLSLCYNIDQTGIWATTWNSDVRCWKLNKTDKLSNYSYSSNSSINSGGGGDGTPVTNSASNATPASTGKGYEVACIKGGAAIKKYHVLNDKRFMLTKDSEQNVAIYDVLKVKKVEDLGKVDYEEEIKKRSQRVHVPNWFTVDLKTGMPTIVLGQDEVDCFAAWVSAEAGLPEHAESGSDPKVNYGSLLLQALLEYWKPPPPHHHLQGGVPDMENGCDGDIRGNEYFIVPKHTPIIFSEVGGRNVCRLLVKDAAGETESALLSETVPSWVTNVVIERTIPKFIKLPFYLLAHPSMLKQDRSKKERLIANEFIQCRKVCEHVLEKVLGADLPGGGGGSSTGGGGNSNSSQNNSQSDANSEGSQVPAEERIELLCNDVICDPNMDLRTVRHFIWKQSSDLTFHYRTKSN, encoded by the exons GTGTCCTTCGTGATCCGGGACGCCGAGGAGAAGCGCCACCGCAACGGCGTCAACGCGCTCCAGCTCGATCCGGTCAACGGGCGGCTCTACTCGGCCGGTCGCGACGCCATCATCCGGGTGTGGAACTCGACGCAGACCAGCTCCCAGGAGCCGTACATCCAGAGCATGGAACACCACAACGACTGGGTCAACGACATCGTGCTGTGCTGCGGCGGCCGAAACT TGATCAGTGCCAGTTGCGACACCACGGTCAAGGTGTGGAACGCCCACAAGGGTTTCTGCATGTCGACGCTGCGAACCCACCGGGACTACGTGCAGGCGTTGGCCTACGCCAAGGACCGGGAGCAGGTCGCTAGCGCCGGGCTGGACAAGGCCATCTTCCTGTGGGACGTGAACACGTTGACGGCGTTGACCGCGTCGAACAACACCGTGACGACGTCGAGCATTACCGGCTCGAAGGACTCGATCTACAGCCTGGCGATGAACCCGTCCGGGACGATCATCGTGAGTGGTTCCACCGAGAACACGTTGCGCATTTGGGACCCGCGGACGTGCAACaaaattgccaaactcaagGGTCACACGGAGAACGTCAAGGCTCTGGTCGTGTCCGAGGACGGTACGCAGGTCGTGTCGGGTAGCTCGGACGGCAAGATCAAACTGTGGAGCATCGGCCAGCAGCGCTGCATTCAGACGATTTCGGTCCACTCGGAGGGCGTGTGGGCGCTGCTGATGACGGACAACTTTTCGCACGTAATCTCCGGCAGCCGGGACAAGAAGATCGTCATGACGGAACTGCGCAACCCAACGAACAGTGTGCTGATCTGCGAGGAGCGGGCACCGGTGTTGAGCCTCTGCTACAACATTGACCAAACGGGGATCTGGGCCACCACGTGGAACAGTGACGTGCGCTGCTGGAAGTTGAACAAAACGGACAAACTGAGCAACTACAGctacagcagcaacagcagtatTAACAGCGGAGGAGGCGGCGATGGGACGCCGGTGACCAACTCGGCGTCCAACGCAACGCCGGCAAGTACCGGAAAGGGTTACGAGGTGGCGTGCATTAAGGGAGGGGCGGCGATCAAAAAGTACCACGTGTTGAACGATAAGCGGTTCATGCTGACGAAGGACAGCGAGCAGAACGTGGCGATCTACGACGTGCTGAAGGTGAAGAAGGTCGAGGATTTGGGCAAGGTGGACTACGAGGAGGAGATTAAGAAGCGCAGCCAGCGGGTGCACGTGCCGAACTGGTTCACGGTGGACCTGAAGACGGGG ATGCCCACGATCGTGCTCGGCCAGGACGAGGTGGACTGCTTCGCGGCGTGGGTCTCCGCCGAAGCCGGCCTGCCCGAGCATGCCGAGTCCGGGTCCGATCCCAAGGTCAACTACGGCAGTCTGCTGCTGCAAGCCCTGCTCGAGTACTGGAAGCCTCCGCCGCCGCACCACCACCTGCAGGGCGGCGTCCCGGACATGGAGAACGGCTGCGACGGGGACATCCGCGGGAACGAGTACTTTATCGTGCCCAAACACACGCCCATCATCTTCAGCGAGGTCGGCGGCCGGAACGTGTGCCGGCTGCTGGTGAAGGATGCCGCCGGTGAAACCGAGAGTGCCCTGCTCAGCGAAACCGTGCCGTCCTGGGTCACGAACGTCGTCATTGAGCGGACCATCCCCAAGTTCATCAAGCTGCCGTTCTACCTGCTGGCGCATCCGTCCATGCTGAAGCAGGACCGCAGTAAAAAG GAACGGCTGATCGCGAACGAGTTCATCCAGTGCCGGAAGGTGTGCGAGCACGTGCTGGAGAAGGTCCTCGGGGCGGACCTGCCCGGAGGTGGGGGCGGCAGTAGCACCGGTGGCGGGGGCAACTCCAACTCGTCCCAGAACAACAGCCAAAGCGACGCCAACTCCGAGGGCAGCCAGGTGCCGGCCGAGGAGCGGATCGAGCTGCTGTGCAACGATGTG ATCTGCGACCCCAACATGGACCTCCGAACGGTGCGGCACTTTATCTGGAAGCAGTCGTCCGATCTGACGTTCCACTATCGAACAAAGTCAAATTAG